In Candidatus Neomarinimicrobiota bacterium, a genomic segment contains:
- the aroF gene encoding 3-deoxy-7-phosphoheptulonate synthase encodes MIVVMKINASQAAIDRVQREIEKLGYVPRPAPGESRTLVGVMGAKPLRGKQHLQALPEVSDVIEISTPYKLASREWQPQDTIVKVGSASIGGDQVAVIAGPCSIESYEQTKEVGLAVKAAGGHLLRGGAFKPRTSPYSFQGLGVEGLKIIKQVSAEVGLPTVVEVTDTEVLEVTAEYTDMLQIGTRNMQNFTLLKAAARTQKPILLKRGMSATIKETILAAEYILNEGNDHVVLCERGIRTFVDHTRNTLDVSAIPAFQRLSHLPVIVDPSHAAGKRHKVLPLALAGVAAGAQGVMVEVHPNPAMALSDGPQQLLPADFQELMDRIRLVARAVGKELN; translated from the coding sequence ATGATCGTAGTTATGAAAATAAATGCCTCTCAAGCGGCAATTGATAGAGTTCAGCGTGAGATTGAAAAGTTGGGATATGTTCCCCGGCCAGCTCCAGGTGAATCCCGAACCCTGGTAGGCGTTATGGGAGCCAAACCCTTACGTGGGAAACAACATCTTCAGGCATTGCCCGAAGTCTCTGATGTGATAGAAATCAGTACTCCTTATAAGTTGGCTTCTCGCGAATGGCAACCTCAGGATACCATTGTGAAAGTCGGTTCCGCCAGTATCGGTGGAGATCAGGTTGCCGTAATTGCCGGTCCTTGTTCCATTGAATCTTACGAACAGACAAAAGAAGTGGGTTTGGCCGTCAAAGCGGCTGGAGGTCATCTTCTGCGTGGAGGAGCCTTCAAACCCCGGACTTCACCCTATTCCTTTCAGGGCTTAGGAGTAGAAGGGCTTAAAATTATCAAGCAGGTAAGTGCTGAAGTTGGTCTTCCCACAGTGGTTGAAGTCACGGATACTGAAGTATTGGAAGTTACTGCTGAATATACTGACATGCTTCAGATCGGAACTCGTAATATGCAGAATTTCACGCTTTTAAAAGCGGCTGCCCGTACTCAAAAACCGATTTTGTTGAAACGGGGTATGTCTGCCACCATAAAAGAGACTATTCTGGCAGCCGAGTACATCTTGAATGAAGGGAACGACCATGTAGTTCTTTGCGAACGTGGGATACGGACTTTTGTGGATCACACTCGTAATACTCTGGATGTAAGTGCTATTCCGGCTTTCCAGCGATTATCCCATTTGCCAGTTATTGTTGATCCCAGTCACGCCGCTGGGAAACGTCACAAAGTGTTACCCCTGGCGTTAGCTGGAGTAGCTGCCGGTGCGCAGGGCGTGATGGTGGAAGTCCATCCGAATCCAGCGATGGCCCTCAGCGATGGTCCGCAGCAATTACTG